A genomic region of Pseudomonas sp. KU43P contains the following coding sequences:
- a CDS encoding ABC transporter ATP-binding protein codes for MTAPLPGHTASNLSRVATPALLKVDNLSLEYRTAQRVVRATHQVSFEIDRADRFVLLGPSGCGKSTLLKAVAGFISPQEGQILLQGQPVKGPGPDRIVVFQEFDQLPPWKTVKQNVMFPLLVSGQLKRAEAEERALHYLDKVGLAAFADAYPHTLSGGMKARVAIARALATQPKILLMDEPFAALDALTRRKMQEELLLLWEEVRFTLLFVTHSIEEALVVGNRILLLSPHPGRVRAEVHSHQYDLGSLGASDFQASARRIHRLLFDEAQAPEQADDLGFNDIRIAY; via the coding sequence ATGACCGCCCCATTGCCAGGCCACACGGCCAGCAACCTGAGCCGTGTCGCTACACCCGCGTTGCTCAAGGTGGATAACCTGAGCCTCGAATACCGCACCGCGCAGCGCGTGGTGCGGGCCACTCACCAGGTCAGCTTCGAAATCGACCGGGCCGACCGCTTCGTGCTGCTCGGCCCGTCCGGTTGCGGCAAGTCGACCTTGCTCAAGGCTGTGGCCGGCTTCATCAGCCCCCAGGAAGGGCAGATTCTGCTGCAGGGCCAGCCGGTCAAGGGCCCCGGCCCCGATCGCATCGTGGTGTTCCAGGAGTTCGACCAGCTGCCGCCGTGGAAGACGGTGAAGCAGAACGTGATGTTCCCGTTGCTGGTCTCCGGCCAGCTCAAGCGCGCCGAGGCCGAAGAGCGGGCGCTGCATTACCTGGACAAGGTTGGCCTCGCGGCATTTGCCGATGCCTACCCGCATACGTTATCGGGCGGCATGAAGGCGCGCGTGGCGATTGCCCGGGCCCTGGCCACCCAGCCGAAGATCCTGCTGATGGACGAACCGTTCGCCGCCCTCGATGCGCTGACCCGGCGCAAGATGCAGGAAGAGTTGCTGCTGCTGTGGGAGGAGGTGCGCTTCACCTTGCTGTTCGTTACCCACTCCATCGAAGAAGCGCTGGTGGTCGGCAACCGCATCCTGCTGCTGTCACCGCACCCTGGTCGCGTGCGGGCCGAGGTGCACAGCCACCAGTACGACCTCGGCAGCCTCGGCGCCAGTGACTTCCAGGCCAGCGCCCGGCGCATCCATCGGCTGCTGTTCGACGAGGCCCAAGCCCCTGAACAGGCCGATGACCTCGGCTTCAACGACATCCGTATCGCCTACTGA
- a CDS encoding alginate O-acetyltransferase AlgX-related protein: MAEKGTPATPSHRGYTAAVIALLLLAQACGLWLLFNGKLDAAQLKPSAWLDGEAGKALGDALQPALQKDADTLSAAARYRLLGDLGDQVVQGCPGWLFYRDGLRAQPGVNGAYEARQRLMQHWVGQLRAQGLQVLLVAVPDKSRIETHALCGLRQSAQLQARLGQWQARLASLGVPYVDLGSALAEAPRQPAQFFRTDVHLNASGAQRAADAVAAGALPLLAGKREQVFTQRLAGTAQPRMGDLIVLAGLEHAAAAWRPALEDEYAEQIQAQRGGGLLDDTPAVEVMLAGSSNGRRSAFAERLGRNLGQQVWNQSLDGGQFCGALLAALNKRERWPTSLKLVIWEFSESALSLPLTADERAVLASLPEKQADHAL; this comes from the coding sequence ATGGCTGAAAAGGGCACTCCCGCCACGCCGTCGCACCGTGGCTACACCGCCGCAGTGATTGCCTTGCTGCTGCTGGCCCAGGCCTGCGGGTTGTGGCTGCTGTTCAACGGCAAGCTCGATGCCGCGCAGCTCAAGCCTAGCGCCTGGCTCGATGGCGAGGCAGGCAAAGCCCTGGGCGATGCATTACAGCCAGCGCTGCAAAAAGACGCCGACACCCTGAGCGCCGCTGCGCGTTATCGCCTGCTGGGCGACCTGGGTGACCAAGTGGTGCAGGGGTGCCCCGGCTGGCTGTTCTACCGTGACGGCCTGCGCGCGCAACCTGGTGTGAACGGCGCCTACGAGGCGCGCCAGCGCTTGATGCAACACTGGGTTGGGCAACTGCGCGCTCAAGGCCTGCAGGTGCTGCTGGTGGCGGTGCCAGATAAATCGCGCATCGAAACCCACGCCCTCTGCGGCCTTCGCCAATCTGCACAACTGCAGGCGCGCCTGGGGCAGTGGCAGGCCCGGCTGGCCAGCCTCGGCGTACCCTATGTCGACCTGGGTAGCGCACTGGCCGAAGCACCTCGACAGCCAGCGCAGTTCTTCCGTACCGACGTCCATCTCAACGCCAGCGGCGCCCAGCGAGCGGCCGACGCCGTGGCTGCCGGCGCTTTGCCCCTGCTGGCCGGCAAGCGCGAGCAGGTATTCACCCAGCGCCTGGCAGGCACCGCGCAGCCACGCATGGGTGACCTGATCGTACTCGCCGGCCTTGAACATGCGGCAGCAGCCTGGCGCCCGGCCCTGGAAGATGAGTACGCCGAACAGATCCAGGCGCAACGCGGTGGCGGTCTGCTGGACGATACCCCTGCTGTCGAAGTGATGCTGGCCGGCAGCTCCAATGGCCGGCGCAGCGCTTTCGCCGAACGCCTGGGCCGCAACCTCGGCCAGCAGGTCTGGAACCAAAGCCTGGACGGCGGCCAGTTCTGCGGCGCCTTGCTCGCAGCACTGAACAAACGTGAGCGCTGGCCAACCAGCCTCAAGCTGGTGATCTGGGAGTTCTCCGAAAGCGCCCTGTCGCTACCCCTGACCGCCGACGAGCGCGCCGTGCTGGCATCGCTACCTGAAAAGCAGGCCGACCATGCTCTTTAA
- the wecB gene encoding non-hydrolyzing UDP-N-acetylglucosamine 2-epimerase, translating to MKVLTLFGTRPEAIKMAPLVKTLAQTEGVESIVCSTGQHRQMLDQVLQLFAIPVDHDLDVMVPGQTLNGLFARLMTRIDALLEELKPDCVLVHGDTTTATACCLAAFHRGIAIGHVEAGLRTGDLTQPFPEEMNRRVVDVMGRWLFAPTVTSRDNLLQENLQGQIHITGNTVIDALDLTVQKLDREPQIGEGFARRYPWLDARRRLVLVTGHRRENFGDGFRQICQALGQLAQRDDVQIVYPVHLNPQVRDVVMTVLGDNPNVHLIDPLDYLEFVWFMRRAYLVLTDSGGVQEEAPHLGKPVLVMRNTTERPEAVEAGTVKLVGTDSDRIVQAVQAFLDDAGLYAQVARSVNPYGDGKASQRIVNALLGRPFEPFRGH from the coding sequence ATGAAAGTTCTGACGCTGTTCGGCACTCGCCCAGAAGCCATAAAAATGGCACCTCTGGTCAAGACCCTGGCACAGACTGAGGGCGTCGAAAGTATCGTCTGCAGTACTGGCCAGCACCGGCAGATGCTCGATCAAGTGCTTCAATTGTTTGCCATTCCGGTAGACCACGACCTGGACGTGATGGTCCCGGGGCAAACGCTGAACGGCCTCTTCGCCCGCCTGATGACGCGCATCGATGCCCTGCTCGAAGAGCTGAAACCCGACTGCGTGCTGGTGCATGGCGATACCACCACTGCAACAGCATGCTGCCTGGCGGCCTTTCACCGAGGCATCGCCATCGGCCATGTCGAAGCAGGCCTGCGTACTGGCGACCTGACCCAGCCATTCCCCGAGGAGATGAACCGCCGGGTGGTGGACGTGATGGGCCGCTGGCTGTTCGCCCCCACCGTTACATCGCGCGACAACCTGCTGCAGGAAAATCTGCAAGGGCAGATTCACATTACTGGCAATACCGTGATCGACGCGCTGGACTTGACCGTGCAGAAACTGGACCGTGAGCCGCAGATCGGCGAAGGGTTTGCGCGTCGCTATCCTTGGCTCGATGCACGCCGTCGCCTAGTGCTGGTGACTGGCCACCGCCGCGAAAATTTCGGCGACGGATTCCGGCAGATCTGCCAGGCGCTGGGCCAGCTCGCCCAACGCGACGATGTACAGATCGTTTATCCGGTACACCTCAATCCTCAAGTCCGCGATGTGGTCATGACGGTGCTGGGTGACAACCCCAATGTGCACCTGATCGACCCGCTGGATTACCTGGAGTTCGTGTGGTTCATGCGCCGCGCCTACCTGGTGCTTACCGACTCTGGTGGTGTACAGGAAGAAGCACCCCATCTGGGCAAGCCGGTACTGGTAATGCGCAATACCACCGAGCGCCCTGAGGCGGTGGAAGCCGGCACAGTGAAGCTGGTAGGTACCGACAGCGATCGCATCGTGCAGGCGGTGCAAGCATTTCTGGATGATGCCGGCTTATATGCCCAGGTCGCGCGCAGCGTGAATCCCTATGGTGATGGCAAAGCCAGCCAGCGCATCGTCAACGCCCTGCTGGGACGGCCATTTGAACCTTTTCGTGGGCACTGA
- a CDS encoding alginate O-acetyltransferase AlgX-related protein has product MLPSSLLNRSRRGLAASLLAASLGLALPPAQADDSSIVLRGNDGWLFPGWGSLTEVDSRGIEASTALIKDAQQALAGRGVHLQVLVLPDKTRFYQDKLPAGKALSAPVQQRYQTILASLHKAGISAIDDEAVLRQVKDNGKDVFYRTDQHWTQAAADATAVATAEQARRDVPALKGNAGSGMALGSEFKERRYGDLAERFLTPEQRKQTGRETFTVRRQAAANGLLDDAPAPLHVTGHSMVQPYFGFPQKLSNSIDRPVSVNWKPGNVGQWIMLLEYLESPDFKRNPPQVLVWQMFEPTYAQGPQASGLWDNASIMSTDAWRQRLRAAIGK; this is encoded by the coding sequence ATGTTGCCGTCTTCTCTGCTCAACCGCTCCCGTAGAGGCTTGGCCGCAAGCCTGCTGGCCGCTAGCCTGGGGCTTGCTCTACCGCCCGCTCAGGCCGATGACTCGTCGATCGTACTGCGTGGCAACGACGGCTGGCTGTTCCCTGGCTGGGGCAGCCTGACCGAAGTCGACAGCCGCGGCATCGAAGCTTCCACCGCGTTGATCAAGGACGCGCAGCAGGCTCTGGCTGGCCGTGGGGTGCACTTGCAGGTATTGGTGCTGCCCGACAAGACCCGCTTCTACCAGGACAAACTGCCTGCCGGCAAAGCCCTGAGCGCCCCAGTGCAGCAGCGCTATCAGACCATCCTCGCCAGCCTGCACAAGGCCGGCATCAGTGCCATTGACGACGAAGCGGTGCTGCGCCAGGTCAAGGACAACGGCAAGGACGTCTTCTACCGCACTGACCAGCACTGGACCCAAGCCGCTGCCGACGCCACTGCAGTGGCAACTGCCGAACAAGCCAGACGTGACGTACCGGCTCTCAAGGGCAATGCCGGTAGCGGCATGGCGCTGGGCAGCGAGTTCAAGGAGCGCCGCTACGGTGACCTGGCCGAGCGCTTCCTTACTCCCGAGCAGCGCAAGCAGACCGGCCGCGAAACGTTCACCGTACGCCGCCAGGCCGCTGCCAACGGCCTGCTCGACGACGCTCCGGCCCCGCTGCATGTAACCGGCCACAGCATGGTACAGCCCTATTTCGGCTTCCCGCAGAAGCTGTCCAATAGCATCGACCGTCCGGTCTCGGTGAACTGGAAACCAGGCAACGTCGGCCAGTGGATCATGCTGCTGGAATACCTGGAGTCGCCGGACTTCAAGCGCAACCCACCGCAGGTGCTGGTGTGGCAGATGTTCGAGCCCACCTACGCCCAAGGCCCTCAAGCCAGTGGATTGTGGGACAACGCGTCGATCATGAGCACCGATGCCTGGCGCCAGCGCCTGCGCGCGGCGATCGGAAAGTGA
- a CDS encoding TauD/TfdA dioxygenase family protein → MSAASNALSSIDSAQPQSFEIRPFSGAVGAEIIGLDLAKPVNAVDFSRIHRAHLDHHVLVFRDQRISPQQQIAFSRRFGELQIHVLKQFLLVGHPEILIVSNIIENGQNIGLGDAGKFWHSDLSYKELPSLGSMLHAQELPSEGGDTLFADMHKAWDAVPEALRKVVEGRDAAHSYTARYAETKFEGNWRPTLTAEQLAQVQEVIHPVVRTHPENGRKALFVSEGFTTRIVGLPADESRDVLQQLYALSVLEQNIYRHQWQPHDLVFWDNRSLIHLATGCPAHLRRKLLRTTIQGDAPF, encoded by the coding sequence ATGTCCGCCGCCTCGAACGCCTTGTCGTCCATCGACAGCGCCCAGCCGCAAAGCTTCGAAATCCGTCCGTTCTCGGGCGCCGTCGGCGCCGAGATCATTGGCCTGGACCTGGCCAAGCCGGTCAATGCCGTGGATTTCAGCCGTATCCACCGTGCCCACCTTGACCACCACGTGCTGGTGTTCCGTGACCAGCGAATCAGCCCACAGCAGCAGATCGCCTTCAGCCGCCGCTTCGGTGAGCTGCAGATCCACGTGCTCAAGCAGTTCCTGCTGGTTGGGCACCCCGAGATCCTGATCGTTTCCAACATCATCGAGAATGGCCAGAACATCGGCCTGGGCGATGCTGGCAAGTTCTGGCACTCGGACCTCTCCTATAAAGAACTCCCAAGCCTCGGCTCCATGCTCCACGCGCAGGAATTGCCCAGCGAAGGTGGCGACACCCTGTTCGCCGACATGCACAAAGCATGGGACGCCGTGCCTGAAGCGCTGCGCAAGGTGGTCGAGGGCCGCGATGCCGCGCACTCCTACACCGCCCGTTACGCCGAGACCAAGTTCGAAGGTAACTGGCGACCGACGCTGACCGCCGAGCAACTGGCCCAGGTTCAGGAAGTGATCCACCCGGTCGTGCGTACCCACCCGGAAAACGGTCGCAAGGCGCTGTTCGTCAGCGAAGGCTTCACCACCCGCATCGTCGGGCTGCCCGCCGATGAAAGCCGCGATGTACTGCAGCAGCTCTACGCCCTGAGCGTGCTGGAGCAGAACATCTACCGCCACCAGTGGCAGCCCCACGACCTGGTGTTCTGGGATAACCGTTCGCTCATCCACCTGGCCACCGGTTGCCCCGCGCACCTGCGGCGCAAGCTGTTGCGCACCACCATCCAGGGCGATGCCCCGTTCTGA
- a CDS encoding acyl carrier protein, whose translation MSDLSLKQQLAEIIENVIGTRVAHDDLLIESGLVDSMTAVDIVMAVKNAFGCKVPATEIDEHLESVDALAAFVQNNR comes from the coding sequence ATGAGCGACCTGAGCCTCAAGCAACAACTGGCCGAAATTATCGAAAACGTGATTGGCACCCGCGTTGCCCACGACGACCTGCTGATCGAATCCGGCCTCGTCGACTCGATGACCGCAGTGGACATCGTGATGGCAGTCAAGAATGCCTTTGGCTGCAAAGTGCCGGCCACCGAGATCGACGAGCACCTGGAATCTGTGGACGCACTGGCCGCATTCGTCCAGAACAACCGCTGA
- a CDS encoding MBOAT family O-acyltransferase produces MLFNSYLFLLLFLPLTLAAHYLIAARSLRGAALWLCVTSIVFYGWWNPQFVLLLIGSIAFNYLVSLLILGCAGRNKLQLAITAAGVTADLALLFHYKYFVTLVNFAQDWGLAGTRLDDIILPLGISFFTFTQIGYLLDCRAGIVKERSLLSYVLFVTFFPHLIAGPILHHKEMMPQFAKPDNYRFRAENLSVGGMLFVIGLAKKVLLADPIAPYADAGFAEPGTLGFWAAWGTGIAYALQLYFDFSGYSDMALGLAKMFGIRFPLNFNSPYKASNIIDFWARWHMTLTRYLTAYLYYPVAMAVSEWRGKRGLPVGTQGAATPGGFAAAIILPTTFTMGLAGIWHGAGLQFLIFGLLHAGYLSINHAWRIFVVGRNSGKGRQHPLKVAGYVLLTFAAVIVAQAFFRAESTHDAVLLVEGMFGLRGLGSLPDVLYPAGVAWGDAWRMLIGRHLEALHVLAVLAVAWFLPNSQQIMGNFSPSLARAQLDGPAALRWAPNAKWLVIMALLLLLCLMNLHKEARFLYFQF; encoded by the coding sequence ATGCTCTTTAACTCTTATCTGTTCCTGCTGCTGTTCCTGCCGCTGACATTGGCAGCGCATTACCTGATCGCAGCGCGCAGCCTGCGCGGTGCGGCGTTATGGCTGTGCGTGACGTCGATCGTGTTCTACGGCTGGTGGAACCCGCAGTTCGTGCTGCTGCTGATCGGCTCGATTGCCTTCAACTACCTGGTGAGTCTTCTGATCCTGGGCTGCGCTGGCAGGAACAAACTGCAATTGGCGATCACTGCAGCAGGGGTGACTGCAGACTTGGCCTTGCTGTTCCATTACAAGTACTTCGTCACGCTGGTGAACTTCGCCCAGGACTGGGGCCTTGCCGGCACGCGGCTGGACGACATCATTCTGCCCCTGGGCATCTCGTTCTTCACGTTCACCCAGATCGGCTACCTGCTCGATTGCCGCGCCGGCATCGTCAAGGAGCGCAGCCTGCTCAGTTACGTGCTGTTCGTAACGTTCTTCCCGCACCTGATCGCTGGCCCCATCCTGCACCACAAAGAGATGATGCCGCAGTTCGCAAAGCCCGATAACTACCGGTTCCGCGCCGAGAATCTGAGCGTTGGGGGCATGCTGTTCGTCATCGGCCTTGCCAAGAAAGTGCTGCTGGCCGACCCGATCGCGCCATATGCCGATGCAGGCTTCGCCGAGCCCGGCACCTTGGGCTTCTGGGCAGCCTGGGGCACGGGCATCGCCTATGCGCTGCAACTTTACTTCGACTTTTCCGGCTACTCGGACATGGCCTTGGGCTTGGCGAAAATGTTCGGCATCCGCTTTCCGCTCAACTTCAACTCGCCGTACAAGGCCAGCAACATCATTGATTTCTGGGCTCGCTGGCACATGACCCTCACGCGCTACCTGACGGCTTACCTGTATTACCCAGTGGCCATGGCAGTGTCGGAATGGCGTGGCAAACGAGGGTTGCCGGTCGGTACGCAAGGTGCAGCAACGCCCGGCGGGTTTGCCGCTGCGATCATCCTGCCAACCACGTTCACCATGGGCCTGGCCGGCATCTGGCACGGCGCCGGCCTGCAATTCTTGATCTTCGGTCTGTTGCATGCCGGTTACCTGTCGATCAACCATGCCTGGCGCATATTCGTGGTCGGCCGCAATAGTGGCAAAGGAAGGCAGCACCCCTTGAAAGTAGCGGGTTACGTGCTGCTGACCTTCGCGGCGGTGATCGTCGCCCAGGCGTTCTTCCGCGCCGAGTCCACGCACGATGCCGTACTGCTCGTCGAGGGCATGTTCGGCCTGCGTGGCCTGGGCAGCCTGCCAGACGTCCTGTATCCAGCCGGTGTTGCCTGGGGCGATGCCTGGCGGATGCTGATTGGCCGTCACCTTGAGGCACTGCATGTGCTAGCAGTGCTGGCAGTGGCCTGGTTCCTGCCCAACTCGCAACAGATCATGGGCAACTTCTCGCCGTCCCTCGCGCGCGCGCAACTGGACGGCCCGGCCGCCCTGCGTTGGGCGCCGAACGCCAAGTGGCTGGTAATCATGGCGCTGCTGCTGTTGCTGTGCCTCATGAACCTGCACAAGGAAGCACGCTTCCTGTATTTCCAATTCTGA
- a CDS encoding ABC transporter substrate-binding protein, with amino-acid sequence MRKSISRLAASIGLGASLVVGSLAAPTVAHAEGKIRIAEQFGIVYLLLNVVRDQHLIEKHGKEQGIDIDVDWAQLSGGAAINDALLSGSVDIAGAGVGPLLTVWDRTQGRQNVKAVASLGNFPYYLVSSNPNVKTIADISDKDRIAVPAVGVSVQSRFLQYAAAQQWGDKEFNRLDKYTLAVPHPDATAALLAGGTELNGHFSNPPFQDQALANKNVHVVLNSYDLLGPNSPTLLFATEKFRNDNPKTYKAFVDALAEAADFAQKDKAAAADTYIRVTKAKIDRDALIKLIDNPQYEFTVTPKNTYKLADFLYRVGAIKHKPESWKDYFFQDERPLQGS; translated from the coding sequence ATGCGCAAATCCATCAGCCGCCTGGCGGCAAGCATCGGCCTGGGCGCCAGTCTGGTCGTTGGCAGCCTTGCGGCGCCCACCGTGGCTCATGCCGAAGGCAAGATCCGCATCGCCGAGCAATTCGGCATCGTCTACCTGCTGCTCAACGTGGTGCGTGACCAGCACCTGATCGAAAAACATGGCAAGGAGCAGGGCATCGACATCGATGTCGACTGGGCCCAGCTCTCCGGCGGCGCCGCGATCAACGATGCGCTGCTGTCCGGCTCGGTGGACATCGCCGGTGCCGGCGTCGGCCCGCTGCTGACCGTGTGGGACCGCACCCAAGGCCGGCAGAACGTCAAGGCCGTGGCTTCGCTGGGCAACTTCCCGTACTACCTGGTCAGCAGCAACCCGAACGTGAAGACCATCGCCGATATCTCCGACAAGGACCGCATTGCCGTACCTGCGGTGGGTGTTTCGGTGCAGTCGCGCTTCCTGCAGTACGCCGCTGCCCAGCAGTGGGGCGACAAGGAATTCAACCGCCTCGACAAGTACACCTTGGCCGTGCCGCACCCGGATGCCACCGCCGCCTTGCTGGCCGGCGGCACCGAGCTCAACGGGCACTTCTCCAACCCGCCGTTCCAGGACCAGGCGCTGGCCAACAAGAATGTGCATGTGGTGCTCAACAGCTATGACCTGCTCGGCCCCAACTCGCCGACCCTGCTGTTCGCCACCGAGAAATTCCGCAACGACAACCCCAAGACCTACAAGGCCTTCGTCGATGCCTTGGCTGAAGCCGCAGACTTCGCCCAGAAGGACAAGGCAGCCGCCGCCGATACCTACATCCGCGTGACCAAGGCCAAGATCGACCGCGACGCGCTGATCAAGCTGATCGACAACCCGCAGTACGAGTTCACCGTCACGCCGAAGAACACCTACAAGCTCGCCGACTTCCTTTACCGGGTGGGCGCCATCAAGCACAAGCCGGAATCGTGGAAGGACTACTTCTTCCAGGACGAACGCCCGCTGCAGGGGAGCTGA
- a CDS encoding NfrA family protein, which yields MISVRPAHLLFGALLSCATLSNALAAEAPLEGVAWEQADLAYRSYQLGRYRDALQQVDAALKLRPEVPRLNLLKVYTLQKLGRRNEARQAAQSAIKRGVRDPGLQAAVSNLQDTTVSAGKAPSAAFQRGFPLATKAYAAYNAGNMPAAEHDAERAFRIDPSQGAWALLWLDSLEAQQRWPEAAQAAGTAISLGAPNTSDLEARRQTLNRRMAVRPAEQAYQALIANRPGDAVPLAHEAVRLAPDIASHRLLLVTVLLLDNQPAAAEQAANEALEADDESTVMIVMRGYLRQFQGNAQGADEDFDSALAQDWLDEEQRRNVRLIAIDAALAGGDKARATQLLAPMEATDEAVAKRQEAIADTRAPAAALNLSNYPAPRQSCQDTPYGTQCELLPADAGGAAGPATEAYAAYARQDYQEAIRQARKAAEQAPDNLEFQRLLTTALAAGNASQAAEAEQRLSDAIARTPSDADLLMQRGYLRMRTAQPERAREDFRAARDTGKAPKTAILDEAYALSAMGDKPAAVRQLKHAIDMDDHGTLELDEQQRHNTRSAITGFDREWGATVTTSYRGARPTTTIANAGQSSAGDSVFSTAELYWRPSQFNDQNGVLEVYGRLSNTLWDEGGRFKSEGAIDPCSKQAVDDNGTSDSKSVSGFPSTIGSLGVRYALSDTGFTFGLERRFLLGSATREGTANPAKNSVRCEIQTAIAQENARRDEQGINRINGALMTYKLKDSAGGWLAYATYGFYRGTELRMEPDWWTVDAYSQLGYSLEDNSAKFTMYDVDTEGSRTDELAQASGRLKRQQLFLSNEIRLGRSFRLAGISPNLVLFPHLVGAADVIWQKDEARDLKGKSGIFADDIDGESFSLTRDQGSWSMATGPGVALRYYFREDHYHTPRSYLDWTAQYRFAIGGGASDRAEGLFMNLTLSY from the coding sequence ATGATTTCCGTTCGCCCCGCCCACTTGCTGTTCGGTGCCCTGCTCAGCTGCGCCACTCTCTCCAATGCCCTGGCCGCCGAGGCGCCATTGGAAGGTGTGGCCTGGGAGCAGGCCGACCTTGCCTACCGAAGCTATCAGCTGGGGCGCTACCGCGATGCGCTGCAGCAAGTAGACGCCGCCCTCAAGCTGCGCCCTGAAGTACCGCGGCTGAACTTGCTCAAAGTCTATACCCTTCAGAAACTCGGCCGCCGCAATGAGGCCCGCCAAGCCGCCCAGAGCGCCATCAAGCGGGGCGTTCGTGACCCAGGCCTGCAGGCAGCAGTGTCCAACCTGCAAGACACTACCGTCAGCGCAGGCAAGGCGCCGTCAGCAGCTTTCCAGCGGGGCTTTCCGCTCGCCACCAAGGCCTACGCTGCCTATAACGCCGGTAACATGCCCGCAGCCGAGCACGATGCCGAGCGGGCCTTCCGTATCGACCCGAGCCAGGGCGCGTGGGCCTTGCTCTGGCTCGACAGCCTCGAGGCACAACAGCGTTGGCCGGAGGCGGCGCAGGCTGCTGGCACGGCAATCAGCCTGGGCGCGCCCAACACCAGTGACCTGGAAGCACGCCGCCAGACGCTGAACCGCCGCATGGCCGTACGTCCCGCCGAACAGGCCTACCAAGCGCTGATCGCCAACCGCCCGGGCGATGCCGTACCTCTGGCCCATGAAGCGGTACGCCTGGCGCCGGACATCGCCAGCCACCGCTTGCTGCTGGTAACCGTGCTGCTGCTGGACAATCAGCCCGCTGCGGCCGAACAGGCTGCCAATGAGGCGCTGGAGGCCGATGACGAAAGCACCGTGATGATCGTGATGCGCGGTTACCTGCGCCAATTCCAGGGTAATGCCCAGGGGGCCGATGAAGACTTCGACAGCGCCCTGGCTCAGGACTGGCTCGACGAAGAGCAGCGGCGCAACGTGCGCCTGATTGCCATCGATGCCGCCCTGGCTGGCGGCGACAAGGCCCGCGCCACGCAGTTGCTGGCGCCGATGGAAGCCACCGATGAAGCTGTGGCCAAGCGCCAGGAAGCCATTGCCGATACACGTGCCCCGGCTGCCGCGCTGAACCTGAGCAACTACCCGGCCCCGCGTCAGTCCTGCCAGGACACGCCCTATGGCACCCAGTGCGAACTGCTGCCTGCCGATGCCGGTGGCGCTGCGGGCCCGGCAACCGAAGCCTATGCAGCGTATGCCCGGCAGGACTACCAGGAGGCTATTCGCCAAGCGCGCAAAGCCGCCGAACAAGCCCCGGACAACCTGGAGTTCCAGCGCCTGCTCACCACCGCGCTGGCAGCGGGCAATGCCAGCCAGGCCGCAGAAGCAGAGCAGCGCCTGAGCGACGCCATTGCGCGCACGCCCAGTGACGCCGACCTGCTGATGCAGCGGGGTTACCTGCGCATGCGCACCGCTCAACCCGAGCGGGCGCGCGAAGATTTTCGCGCAGCCCGCGACACTGGCAAGGCGCCGAAAACAGCGATCCTCGATGAAGCCTACGCGCTATCGGCCATGGGTGATAAACCTGCCGCAGTGCGTCAGCTCAAGCACGCAATCGACATGGACGATCACGGCACGCTCGAACTGGATGAACAGCAACGCCACAACACGCGCAGCGCCATCACCGGATTCGACCGAGAGTGGGGCGCAACCGTGACCACGAGCTACCGTGGCGCACGCCCCACCACCACCATCGCCAACGCCGGGCAAAGCTCTGCGGGCGACTCGGTGTTCAGCACTGCGGAGCTTTACTGGCGGCCAAGCCAGTTCAATGACCAAAACGGTGTGCTGGAAGTGTATGGGCGGTTGAGCAATACCTTGTGGGACGAGGGGGGACGGTTCAAATCCGAAGGCGCGATAGACCCGTGCAGCAAGCAGGCAGTAGACGACAACGGCACGAGTGACTCGAAGTCCGTTAGTGGCTTCCCGAGCACTATTGGCTCTCTTGGCGTGCGCTACGCGTTGTCCGACACCGGCTTCACCTTTGGCCTGGAGCGGCGATTCCTCTTGGGCTCGGCTACTCGAGAAGGTACTGCCAACCCTGCCAAGAACAGCGTCAGATGTGAGATCCAGACTGCGATTGCACAAGAGAATGCAAGGCGTGATGAGCAAGGTATCAATCGCATCAACGGCGCATTGATGACTTACAAGCTCAAGGACAGCGCTGGCGGTTGGTTGGCCTATGCCACCTACGGATTCTACCGAGGGACTGAGCTGCGCATGGAGCCCGACTGGTGGACAGTCGATGCATACTCGCAGCTGGGTTATTCGTTGGAAGACAACTCCGCGAAATTCACAATGTACGATGTCGACACTGAAGGGTCGCGGACCGACGAACTCGCTCAAGCTTCAGGTCGACTGAAGCGCCAACAGCTTTTCTTGAGCAACGAGATTCGCCTGGGGCGCAGTTTCCGGCTTGCCGGTATCTCACCCAACCTTGTCCTTTTCCCCCACCTGGTGGGTGCGGCCGATGTGATTTGGCAAAAGGATGAGGCCCGTGATCTCAAAGGGAAAAGCGGCATTTTTGCAGACGACATCGACGGTGAAAGCTTCTCCCTGACTCGCGACCAGGGCTCCTGGTCGATGGCCACCGGCCCTGGTGTCGCCCTGCGCTACTACTTCCGCGAAGACCACTATCACACCCCCCGCTCCTACCTGGACTGGACCGCCCAGTACCGCTTCGCCATCGGCGGCGGTGCCAGCGATCGGGCCGAGGGGCTGTTCATGAACCTGACTCTGTCGTATTGA